A window of Ictidomys tridecemlineatus isolate mIctTri1 chromosome 1, mIctTri1.hap1, whole genome shotgun sequence contains these coding sequences:
- the LOC106144852 gene encoding interferon-gamma-inducible GTPase 10, producing the protein MGQWFSRTSDDTHHQDSAFSFNKYFKNFKVENKIISQNTISLIESYLQKGDIQGAASAISGALREIDNAPLDLAVTGESGAGKSSFINALRGVGHEGKDAAPVGVVETTMERTAYKHPNFPNVRIWDLPGIGSPNFQPKDYLEKVKFREYDFFIIVSATRFKKNDLDLAKAIKIMKKNFYFVRTKVDSDLQNEELSKPTTFDREKVLRQIQEDCVRNMKNNIDEPEVFLISNNNLSEYDFPIMMDTLIKDLPAQKRHLFMLSLPNVTEAAIERKRVAQQQYIWLDALRAGAPAIMPLQIIINNNTMEKLQKILNNYQVLFGVDEPSLKALAKHLRVPVERLKDSIKSPTLLETEKEETAGEMFMRYLKNVLINGGGPLGAGLYCQEIYYMQLLMLDTVADDAKVLLKETYSGK; encoded by the coding sequence ATGGGTCAATGGTTCTCTCGTACTTCTGATGATACTCACCACCAAGATTCAGCTTTCAGCTTCAATAAGTATTTTAAGAACTTCAAGGtggaaaacaaaatcatttctCAAAACACCATCAGTTTGATAGAGTCATACCTGCAAAAAGGGGACATTCAGGGAGCAGCCTCGGCAATCAGTGGTGCACTAAGAGAAATTGATAATGCCCCACTGGACCTCGCTGTGACAGGGGAGTCTGGAGCAGGGAAGTCTAGTTTCATCAATGCCCTGAGAGGGGTTGGACATGAGGGAAAAGATGCAGCTCCTGTTGGGGTGGTGGAGACGACCATGGAGAGAACTGCATACAAACACCCAAACTTTCCCAATGTGAGAATCTGGGACCTGCCTGGGATTGGGTCCCCTAATTTCCAGCCAAAAGATTATctggaaaaagtaaaatttagggAGTATGACTTCTTCATTATTGTTTCTGCTACAAGATTCAAGAAAAATGACCTAGACCTGGCCAAGGCAATCAAAATTATGAAGAAGAATTTCTACTTTGTAAGAACCAAGGTGGATTCTGATTTACAAAATGAAGAACTATCTAAGCCAACTACCTTTGACAGAGAAAAAGTCCTACGGCAGATCCAAGAGGATTGTGTGAGAAATATGAAGAATAACATTGATGAACCAGAAGTATTCTTAATTTCCAACAACAATTTATCTGAGTATGATTTCCCAATCATGATGGACACCTTAATAAAGGATCTGCCTGCTCAAAAGCGCCACCTTTTCATGCTTTCCTTGCCTAATGTTACTGAGGCAGCCATTGAAAGAAAGAGGGTTGCTCAGCAGCAGTATATCTGGCTAGATGCCCTCAGGGCTGGAGCACCGGCCATCATGCCTTTGCAAATAATCATCAATAACAATACAATGGAGAAGCTGCAGAAAATCTTAAACAACTATCAAGTCCTCTTCGGAGTCGATGAGCCATCCCTGAAAGCCTTGGCTAAACACTTGCGAGTGCCAGTAGAACGACTCAAGGATAGCATTAAATCTCCAACTTTGTTGGAAACTGAGAAGGAAGAAACAGCAGGGGAAATGTTTATGAGATATTTGAAGAATGTTTTAATCAATGGTGGAGGCCCCCTTGGTGCAGGTCTTTACTGTCAGGAAATCTATTACATGCAACTTCTTATGCTTGACACAGTAGCTGATGATGCTAAGGTTCTCCTTAAGGAAACATATTCAGGAAAATAG